Proteins from a single region of Caloramator sp. E03:
- the iolE gene encoding myo-inosose-2 dehydratase has product MFDKSKVKLGIAPIAWTNDDMPELGSQNTFEQCISEMALAGFIGSEVGNKYPKDTKVLKKALNLRGISIASAWFSAFLTTKPFEETKEAFIKHRDFLHEMGAKVIVVAEQGHSIQGMMDVPVFDKKPIFTEEEWEKLARGLEELGKLALEKDMKIVYHHHMGTGVQTTEEIEKLMSMTDEDLVYLLFDTGHLTFSGENPEEILKKYVKRIKHVHLKDIREGVLKKVKEEKLSFLQAVKEGVFTVPGDGMINFEPLFKILEENNYEGWFIVEAEQDPAKANPLEYAIKARKYIREKTGL; this is encoded by the coding sequence ATGTTTGATAAAAGTAAAGTAAAGCTTGGAATTGCTCCAATAGCATGGACAAATGATGACATGCCAGAGCTTGGAAGCCAAAATACATTTGAGCAGTGCATAAGCGAGATGGCTCTTGCAGGATTCATAGGAAGCGAAGTTGGAAATAAGTATCCAAAAGATACAAAAGTTCTTAAAAAAGCTTTAAATTTAAGGGGAATATCTATTGCAAGTGCATGGTTCAGTGCTTTTTTAACAACAAAACCTTTTGAAGAGACAAAAGAAGCTTTTATAAAGCATAGGGATTTTCTACATGAAATGGGTGCAAAGGTTATAGTTGTTGCAGAGCAGGGCCACAGCATACAGGGAATGATGGATGTCCCAGTGTTTGATAAAAAACCTATTTTTACTGAAGAAGAATGGGAAAAACTTGCAAGAGGCCTTGAAGAATTAGGAAAGCTTGCACTTGAGAAAGATATGAAGATAGTATATCACCACCACATGGGAACAGGAGTTCAGACAACAGAAGAAATTGAAAAGCTGATGAGCATGACTGATGAAGACCTTGTATATCTATTGTTTGATACAGGACATTTAACTTTCTCGGGAGAAAATCCAGAAGAAATACTTAAAAAGTATGTTAAAAGAATTAAACATGTTCATCTAAAAGATATAAGAGAAGGTGTATTAAAAAAGGTAAAAGAAGAAAAATTGAGTTTTCTTCAGGCAGTAAAAGAGGGTGTATTTACTGTTCCGGGAGATGGAATGATTAATTTTGAACCATTATTTAAAATACTTGAAGAAAATAATTATGAAGGTTGGTTTATAGTTGAAGCAGAACAAGACCCAGCAAAGGCAAATCCTCTTGAATATGCTATAAAGGCAAGAAAATATATTAGAGAAAAAACAGGACTTTAG
- a CDS encoding S1C family serine protease, giving the protein MKKILKILSAVVLSVLILSIPCYAATDEKTEQKVVSSYISQAQDAILKIEEEKKTVSEVIDTVNQSVVAIIGQNTKYRNDDQVYSKYPQNLQFGSGVVVSSDGRIITNNHVIDGLDDIYVVTYDGNAYKANLLYADKDIDLALIKINRSNMKPIKFASVDDVDVGDDVVAIGTPLFFGYRNSASKGIISGLNRPVDGVYMYLQTDAAVNPGNSGGPLVNMKGELVGINTLGYTFYQGMNFSIPVDNVTYFIDQYNKYGKIKRCYTGIEFEENWAALLGIPTNQGLKVAAIKDDATVSKNEVKEGDFLEKIDDISINSIAQYNEALKKHLPGDKIKMTFKREDKTFEITVTLKELIKKDN; this is encoded by the coding sequence ATGAAAAAAATCTTAAAAATCCTATCTGCTGTTGTTTTGTCTGTACTTATTTTAAGTATACCTTGCTATGCTGCAACAGATGAAAAAACTGAACAAAAGGTAGTTAGCAGCTACATATCCCAGGCACAGGATGCAATTTTAAAGATTGAGGAGGAAAAAAAGACTGTATCCGAGGTTATAGATACAGTAAATCAGTCGGTTGTTGCAATAATTGGGCAGAATACAAAATATAGAAATGATGATCAAGTTTATTCAAAATATCCTCAAAACCTTCAGTTTGGTTCTGGAGTTGTTGTAAGCAGCGACGGAAGAATAATTACTAACAACCATGTAATTGACGGCCTTGATGATATTTATGTTGTGACTTATGATGGAAATGCTTATAAAGCAAATCTTTTATATGCAGACAAGGACATAGATTTAGCCCTTATAAAGATAAACAGAAGCAATATGAAACCTATTAAATTTGCAAGTGTAGATGATGTTGATGTTGGAGACGATGTTGTAGCAATTGGAACGCCTTTATTTTTTGGATATAGGAATAGTGCAAGCAAAGGGATAATAAGTGGACTTAACAGGCCAGTGGATGGGGTTTATATGTATCTTCAAACAGATGCAGCTGTAAATCCTGGAAACAGTGGTGGGCCTCTTGTTAATATGAAGGGTGAACTTGTAGGAATTAATACCCTTGGATATACATTTTATCAAGGCATGAATTTTTCTATTCCTGTAGATAATGTTACTTATTTTATAGATCAATATAATAAATATGGAAAGATAAAAAGGTGTTATACAGGAATAGAATTTGAGGAAAACTGGGCAGCTCTTCTTGGAATACCTACAAATCAAGGCCTCAAAGTTGCTGCTATTAAAGATGATGCAACAGTTTCAAAGAATGAAGTAAAGGAAGGAGACTTTTTGGAGAAAATAGATGATATTTCTATAAATTCAATAGCACAGTATAATGAGGCATTAAAGAAACATCTTCCAGGGGATAAGATTAAAATGACCTTTAAAAGAGAGGATAAGACCTTTGAAATTACTGTAACATTAAAGGAACTTATTAAAAAGGATAATTAA
- the iolD gene encoding 3D-(3,5/4)-trihydroxycyclohexane-1,2-dione acylhydrolase (decyclizing) — MKTIRLTMGQALLKFLDNQYVEFDGVQKKFVKGIFTIFGHGCVVGFGEALESYKGDIVVYQGKNEQGMAHAAIGYAKQKNRREIIACTSSIGPGALNMVTAAGTATVNRIPLLLFPGDTFACRQPDPVLQQVEHPLSYSITANDAFKAVSRYWDRIERPEQLMSAMINAMRVLTDPADTGAVTICIPQDVQGEAYDYPVEFFEKRIHIISRREPSKAEIERAVAKIKNKKKPLIICGGGVVYSEAADVLVKFAERFNIPFGETQAGKGAVSWKHKLNLGGIGVTGGLAANRIAMDADLVIAVGSRLSDFTTSSKWLFKNPDVEVVSINVNSFDAYKMNACSIISDAKAGLEALYKALDEVGYMSSYKEEIEKAKKEWEEEVDRLFKADSENGLSQTRVLGELDKLIDKNDIIVGSSGSLPGDLQRVWRPEKPKTYHMEYGFSCMGYEVCAALGVKIAEPDKEVYSMVGDGSYLMLHSELVTSIQEGKKINVLLFDNSGFGCIENLQNSQGIPTFATQFKFRDEKTGRLTGQSIPISYAEVAKGYGCKTYTVTNIEELREAIKCARKDNVSTLIDIKVAPKTMTGGYESWWRVGVPEVSENQSVREAYQKMSEEIKKTKKF, encoded by the coding sequence TTGAAGACGATAAGACTTACAATGGGTCAGGCACTTTTAAAGTTTCTTGATAATCAGTATGTAGAATTTGATGGAGTTCAAAAGAAATTCGTAAAGGGAATTTTCACAATTTTCGGTCATGGATGTGTTGTCGGATTTGGCGAAGCTCTTGAGAGCTATAAAGGAGATATTGTTGTTTATCAAGGGAAAAATGAACAGGGAATGGCACATGCTGCTATAGGATATGCAAAGCAGAAAAACAGAAGAGAAATAATAGCATGTACATCTTCAATTGGACCTGGCGCATTAAACATGGTTACTGCTGCAGGAACTGCAACGGTAAACAGAATACCGCTTTTATTATTTCCCGGCGATACATTTGCTTGTAGACAGCCGGATCCAGTTCTTCAGCAAGTTGAGCATCCTCTTAGTTATTCAATTACTGCAAATGATGCATTTAAGGCCGTATCAAGGTACTGGGACAGGATTGAAAGACCAGAGCAGCTAATGAGTGCTATGATTAATGCAATGAGAGTATTAACTGATCCTGCAGATACAGGTGCTGTAACTATATGCATCCCTCAAGATGTTCAGGGAGAGGCTTATGACTATCCTGTTGAGTTCTTTGAAAAAAGAATTCACATTATATCAAGAAGAGAACCATCAAAAGCTGAAATTGAAAGAGCAGTAGCAAAAATTAAAAATAAGAAAAAGCCATTAATAATATGTGGTGGAGGCGTTGTTTATTCTGAAGCTGCAGATGTACTTGTAAAGTTTGCTGAAAGGTTTAATATACCATTTGGTGAAACACAGGCTGGTAAAGGTGCTGTATCATGGAAACACAAATTAAATCTTGGAGGAATCGGGGTTACCGGAGGACTTGCAGCAAACAGGATAGCAATGGATGCAGACCTTGTAATTGCAGTTGGAAGCAGGCTTTCAGATTTCACAACCTCATCAAAATGGCTCTTTAAAAATCCTGATGTTGAAGTTGTTTCAATAAATGTGAACTCCTTTGATGCATACAAAATGAATGCATGTTCTATAATTTCAGATGCAAAGGCAGGACTTGAAGCACTTTATAAAGCACTTGATGAGGTAGGATATATGTCTTCGTATAAAGAAGAAATAGAAAAAGCAAAGAAAGAGTGGGAAGAAGAAGTAGACAGGCTATTTAAGGCTGATAGTGAAAATGGTCTTTCACAGACAAGAGTTCTTGGGGAACTTGACAAGCTAATTGATAAGAATGATATAATTGTCGGTTCATCAGGAAGCCTTCCGGGAGATCTACAAAGGGTATGGAGACCTGAAAAACCCAAGACATATCACATGGAATACGGTTTTTCATGTATGGGTTATGAAGTATGCGCTGCACTTGGTGTTAAAATTGCAGAACCTGATAAAGAAGTATACTCTATGGTTGGAGACGGAAGCTATTTGATGCTCCATTCAGAGCTTGTAACAAGCATTCAGGAAGGTAAAAAGATTAATGTACTTCTTTTTGACAACTCAGGTTTTGGATGTATAGAAAACCTGCAGAACTCTCAAGGAATACCAACTTTTGCAACACAGTTTAAGTTCCGTGATGAAAAAACTGGAAGATTAACTGGGCAGTCAATACCAATAAGCTATGCTGAAGTAGCAAAAGGATACGGATGTAAAACATATACCGTTACAAATATTGAAGAATTAAGAGAAGCAATAAAATGTGCAAGGAAAGATAATGTTTCAACACTAATTGATATAAAGGTTGCTCCAAAGACTATGACTGGAGGATATGAGTCATGGTGGCGTGTAGGTGTACCTGAGGTATCAGAAAACCAATCCGTAAGAGAAGCATACCAAAAAATGTCCGAAGAAATTAAAAAGACAAAGAAATTTTAA
- a CDS encoding transketolase — MLSSEKIKEIEKFALKIRIETIKAIGNLGFGHIGGAMSIADTIAVLYDAVMKYDPKNPKWEDRDYLICSKGHAGPTIYSALALKGFFPIEELMTLNKPGTHLPSHCDRNLTTGIDMTTGSLGQGSSLAVGVALGNRYSGRKNTTYLILGDGEMQEGQVWEAVLYAAHQKLSNLVVFVDYNKKQLDGYTADINDLGDLKSKFEAFKWFTQEVDGHNVSEIYEAVENAKKQNEKPSAIILHTVKGKGCSFAENELYNHHMTVSRQQMEEALNVLLNELDRR, encoded by the coding sequence ATGTTAAGCAGTGAAAAAATAAAGGAAATTGAAAAGTTTGCTTTAAAAATTAGAATTGAAACCATAAAAGCAATAGGGAACCTTGGATTCGGTCATATTGGAGGAGCAATGTCAATTGCGGATACTATTGCTGTATTATATGATGCTGTAATGAAATACGATCCTAAAAATCCAAAGTGGGAGGATAGAGATTATCTTATATGCTCAAAAGGACATGCAGGCCCTACAATATACTCTGCATTAGCACTAAAAGGATTTTTCCCAATTGAGGAGCTTATGACTTTAAATAAGCCAGGCACTCACCTTCCAAGCCACTGTGATAGAAACCTTACAACAGGAATAGATATGACAACAGGCTCCCTTGGACAGGGCTCATCACTTGCAGTTGGGGTAGCACTTGGAAATAGATATAGTGGCAGAAAAAATACAACTTATTTAATACTTGGCGATGGAGAAATGCAGGAAGGTCAGGTCTGGGAAGCAGTACTTTATGCTGCACATCAGAAATTAAGCAATCTTGTAGTATTTGTTGATTACAATAAAAAACAGCTTGATGGATATACTGCAGATATAAATGATCTTGGAGATTTAAAATCAAAATTCGAAGCTTTCAAATGGTTTACACAGGAAGTTGACGGCCATAATGTTTCAGAAATTTATGAAGCAGTTGAAAATGCAAAAAAGCAGAATGAAAAGCCGTCTGCAATAATACTGCATACAGTAAAAGGGAAAGGATGCAGTTTTGCTGAAAATGAACTATATAACCATCATATGACAGTAAGCAGGCAGCAGATGGAAGAAGCACTCAATGTTCTTTTAAATGAACTTGACAGGAGGTGA
- the msrA gene encoding peptide-methionine (S)-S-oxide reductase MsrA, with protein MNDENKKYEVAIFAGGCFWCMVSPFDILDGVIKVESGYTGGHLENPTYKDVKSQTSGHYEAIRIIYDPEIITYKKLLDVYWRQIDPTDDGGQFHDRGPSYRTAIFYTTESQRVEAEESKKELENSKRFEKPIVTQILPAKTFYLAEEYHQDFYKKSPEEYKKDRGISGRDEFIRKHWGEDYYSIF; from the coding sequence ATGAATGATGAAAATAAAAAATATGAAGTTGCTATCTTTGCAGGAGGATGCTTTTGGTGTATGGTATCTCCCTTTGACATACTCGATGGTGTTATAAAAGTTGAATCAGGGTATACAGGAGGGCATCTTGAAAATCCTACCTATAAAGATGTTAAATCTCAAACTTCTGGGCACTATGAAGCAATAAGGATTATATATGATCCTGAGATAATAACATATAAGAAACTACTTGATGTTTATTGGAGGCAGATTGATCCAACAGATGATGGAGGACAATTTCATGACAGAGGGCCTTCCTATAGAACAGCAATATTTTATACCACTGAATCTCAAAGGGTTGAAGCAGAAGAATCTAAAAAGGAGCTTGAAAACTCTAAAAGGTTCGAAAAGCCAATAGTTACACAGATACTTCCTGCAAAAACCTTTTACCTTGCAGAGGAGTATCACCAAGATTTTTATAAAAAAAGTCCAGAGGAGTATAAAAAGGATAGAGGAATATCAGGAAGGGATGAGTTTATAAGAAAACATTGGGGTGAAGATTATTATAGTATTTTTTAA
- a CDS encoding 5-deoxy-glucuronate isomerase: protein MIKICQDKPFEYGYNAITVMGEKEHDTMMDFGILRLKKEHKEIFFSENKERAFLLIKGEVALEWNGCKRIIKRESCFDYNPWVLHVPKCTEVKITGISDDSEINITSTTNDRNFDARLYSPDECASEERGKGTLNECSTRIVRTVFDYSNADYSNLVLGEVIDFPGKWSSYPPHHHPQPEIYFYKFYPENGYGFSQLGDNVEKVKNNYTIKILDDVSHPQVTAPGYAMYYIWVIRHIDGNPYKSPQYPIFESEHLWVNDKNAKIWPEK, encoded by the coding sequence ATGATTAAAATTTGTCAAGATAAACCCTTTGAATATGGATATAATGCTATAACCGTAATGGGAGAAAAAGAACATGATACAATGATGGATTTTGGGATTTTAAGGCTAAAAAAAGAACATAAGGAAATATTTTTTAGTGAAAATAAGGAAAGAGCCTTTCTTCTGATAAAGGGGGAAGTAGCACTTGAGTGGAACGGATGCAAAAGAATAATAAAAAGAGAATCATGTTTTGACTATAACCCTTGGGTACTTCATGTCCCAAAGTGTACTGAAGTTAAAATTACTGGAATATCTGATGATTCTGAGATTAATATAACAAGTACAACCAATGATAGAAATTTTGATGCAAGACTTTATTCACCAGATGAATGTGCAAGCGAAGAGAGAGGAAAAGGGACGCTTAATGAATGTTCGACAAGAATAGTAAGAACAGTATTTGATTATTCAAATGCAGACTATTCAAATCTTGTACTTGGAGAAGTTATAGATTTTCCAGGGAAATGGTCAAGCTATCCTCCACATCATCATCCTCAGCCTGAAATATATTTTTATAAATTCTATCCTGAAAACGGATATGGATTTTCACAGCTTGGTGATAACGTAGAAAAGGTAAAAAACAACTACACTATAAAGATTCTTGATGATGTAAGTCATCCTCAAGTTACTGCACCTGGATATGCAATGTATTATATATGGGTTATAAGGCATATTGACGGAAATCCGTACAAGAGTCCTCAGTATCCAATATTTGAAAGTGAGCATCTTTGGGTAAATGATAAAAATGCAAAGATTTGGCCGGAAAAATAA
- the larA gene encoding nickel-dependent lactate racemase: MEFNLGFAKTTMKVNVDEKNLLDVLHANEVEIGLTGTDEVKRSIENPINSKRLCEIIKKGEKVVIITSDITRPMPSKVVLPFVIEELKRGGVEDDDITIVFALGSHRKHTEEEKKYLVGEEIYKRIKCVDSDANDYVHFGYTKNNTPINIFRIVAEADRRICLGNIEYHYFAGYSGGAKAIMPGVSTREAIQANHSRMVDENAYAGNIETNPVRQDIEETVKFVPIDFIVNVVLDEKKNIIKCVSGHYIDAHREGCRFLDSFYKIKIKEKADIVITSAGGFPKDINLYQAQKALDNAKHAVKRNGIIILVASCREGLGEHTFEEWLLNAKKSEELIERVKKDFKLGGHKAAAIAMVLQNAKVFLVSELEPDFVRSIFLEPYFDVQSAYENALKEIGNDAKVLIIPHGGSILPCL; this comes from the coding sequence ATGGAATTTAATCTTGGTTTTGCAAAAACTACGATGAAGGTTAATGTTGATGAAAAAAATCTTTTGGATGTTCTTCATGCAAATGAAGTTGAGATCGGATTAACAGGTACTGATGAGGTGAAAAGGTCGATAGAAAATCCGATAAATTCAAAAAGGCTTTGCGAAATTATAAAAAAAGGTGAAAAGGTTGTAATAATCACAAGCGATATTACGAGACCTATGCCAAGTAAGGTTGTTCTTCCTTTTGTTATTGAAGAGCTTAAAAGGGGAGGAGTAGAGGATGATGATATTACGATTGTGTTTGCCCTTGGAAGCCATAGAAAGCATACAGAAGAGGAGAAAAAATATCTTGTTGGAGAGGAAATATACAAAAGAATAAAATGTGTTGATAGCGATGCAAATGACTATGTTCATTTTGGATATACAAAAAACAATACTCCAATAAATATTTTTAGGATAGTTGCAGAAGCAGATAGAAGGATATGTCTTGGCAATATAGAATATCACTATTTTGCAGGATATAGTGGGGGAGCTAAGGCTATAATGCCTGGTGTATCTACAAGAGAGGCGATTCAGGCAAATCACAGCAGGATGGTTGATGAGAATGCTTATGCAGGAAATATTGAGACAAATCCTGTAAGACAGGATATAGAAGAAACAGTAAAATTTGTACCTATTGACTTTATAGTAAATGTTGTTCTTGATGAAAAAAAGAATATTATAAAATGTGTATCAGGACATTATATTGATGCTCACAGAGAAGGATGCCGTTTTCTTGATAGCTTCTATAAAATTAAAATAAAGGAAAAGGCTGATATTGTAATTACATCTGCAGGTGGATTCCCAAAGGATATTAATCTTTATCAGGCACAAAAAGCTCTTGATAATGCAAAACATGCTGTTAAAAGGAATGGTATAATTATACTTGTAGCATCATGCAGGGAAGGACTTGGGGAACATACATTTGAGGAATGGCTTTTAAATGCAAAAAAAAGTGAGGAGCTTATTGAAAGAGTTAAAAAGGATTTTAAGCTTGGCGGACATAAAGCAGCAGCGATTGCAATGGTACTTCAAAATGCAAAAGTATTTCTTGTTTCAGAACTTGAGCCTGATTTTGTAAGAAGTATATTCCTTGAACCTTATTTTGATGTACAGTCTGCTTATGAAAATGCATTAAAGGAAATTGGAAATGATGCAAAAGTATTGATAATTCCACATGGAGGATCAATTTTGCCATGTTTGTAA
- a CDS encoding phosphoglycerate kinase yields MDVKITKIRSMDEFNYEGKTVILRIDVNSPIDPVTKKIVNENRIKKSIPTIKYLLEKKAKVAIIAHQGDTLDYHNLIPMEEHAQKLSSLLGIEIKYIDDVCGIAAREAVKNLKPGEAVFLGNLRYLCEEISTFEDVVKLEPYEMLNTYLVRSLAPLADYYVNDAFAAAHRNAPSMVAFQEILPSAGGILLKKEIDALCKVMENPDRPNVFVLGGLKISDAFGMMKQVLENGSADKILACGVTGHIMLMAKGYNLGEKNEKFIKDRSLDVFLKPAKEYIENFGEKIIYPVDLAFEKDGERFEINIESLPVNELFLDIGQKTIEIFKKEIASAGTIFVNGPAGVYENKLFENGTREIWKAIANAKGYSVIGGGDTVSAAQKFIDTSNINYVCTAGGAMVRFLSGVKMPLIEAMKKAYSREYK; encoded by the coding sequence CAAAAATTAGATCGATGGATGAGTTTAACTACGAAGGAAAGACAGTAATTCTAAGAATAGATGTAAATTCACCTATTGACCCTGTGACAAAAAAGATTGTGAATGAAAATAGAATAAAAAAGAGTATTCCAACAATAAAATATCTTCTGGAGAAAAAAGCAAAGGTTGCAATAATTGCACATCAGGGTGATACACTTGATTACCATAACTTAATTCCAATGGAAGAACATGCTCAAAAACTTTCAAGCCTTTTGGGGATAGAAATAAAATATATTGATGACGTATGTGGTATTGCAGCAAGAGAGGCAGTTAAAAATTTAAAGCCAGGAGAAGCAGTATTTTTGGGGAACTTAAGATATCTTTGCGAAGAGATTTCAACATTTGAGGATGTAGTAAAATTAGAGCCTTATGAGATGCTTAATACCTATCTTGTAAGAAGTCTTGCACCTCTTGCGGACTATTATGTTAATGATGCATTTGCAGCTGCACACAGAAATGCACCTTCAATGGTGGCATTTCAAGAAATTCTCCCATCAGCTGGAGGAATACTTTTAAAGAAGGAAATTGATGCTTTATGCAAGGTTATGGAAAATCCTGATAGACCAAATGTATTTGTTTTAGGAGGTCTTAAAATATCAGATGCATTTGGAATGATGAAGCAGGTTTTGGAGAATGGAAGTGCAGATAAAATACTTGCTTGTGGTGTTACAGGGCATATAATGCTTATGGCAAAAGGATATAATCTTGGAGAGAAAAATGAAAAGTTTATAAAGGATAGGTCCCTTGATGTATTTTTAAAGCCTGCAAAGGAATATATTGAAAACTTTGGAGAAAAAATAATTTATCCTGTTGACCTTGCCTTTGAAAAAGATGGTGAAAGATTTGAAATAAATATTGAAAGTCTTCCTGTCAATGAACTTTTCCTTGATATTGGGCAAAAGACAATTGAAATATTCAAAAAGGAAATAGCATCAGCAGGAACTATATTTGTAAACGGTCCGGCAGGAGTATATGAGAATAAACTTTTTGAAAATGGAACAAGAGAGATTTGGAAGGCTATTGCAAATGCTAAAGGATATTCGGTAATAGGCGGGGGAGATACAGTAAGTGCGGCTCAAAAATTCATAGATACTTCAAATATTAATTATGTATGTACAGCAGGAGGAGCGATGGTAAGGTTCTTATCTGGAGTTAAAATGCCTCTTATTGAAGCAATGAAAAAAGCATACAGCAGAGAATATAAATAA
- the iolG gene encoding inositol 2-dehydrogenase, translating into MEKKLKVGIIGAGRIGKIHAENIVKKFGYVEVKAIADVYADKIKDFAQSLGIKNVYDDYKKIIDDPEIDAVVICSSTNTHSQISIEAANAGKHIFCEKPIDYDLSRINAVLEAVEKAGIKYQVGFNRRFDHNFKKVRELVKDGKIGDVHIVKVTSRDPAPPPIEYVKVSGGMFLDMTIHDFDMVRYLTGSEVVEVYTNAAVLVDPAIGEAGDVDTALISLKFKNGAIGIIDNSRRAAYGYDQRVEVFGSKGKAEAMNDTPTTVVLSTEDAVTSDKPKYFFLERYMDSFADEMKEFFDAILNDTPTPVSAIDGLKPVLIGLAAKKSFDEGKPISIEE; encoded by the coding sequence ATGGAAAAGAAATTAAAAGTTGGTATTATTGGTGCAGGAAGAATAGGCAAAATTCATGCTGAAAATATTGTAAAAAAGTTTGGATATGTTGAAGTTAAAGCTATTGCTGATGTATATGCGGATAAAATTAAAGATTTTGCGCAAAGTCTTGGTATTAAGAATGTATATGATGATTATAAAAAAATAATAGATGATCCTGAAATAGATGCAGTTGTTATATGTTCATCAACAAATACTCACTCACAAATAAGTATAGAAGCTGCAAATGCTGGGAAACACATATTTTGTGAAAAACCAATTGACTATGACCTTAGTAGAATAAATGCTGTTCTTGAAGCAGTTGAAAAGGCAGGAATAAAGTATCAGGTAGGATTTAACAGAAGATTTGATCATAACTTTAAAAAGGTTCGTGAACTTGTTAAAGATGGTAAAATTGGGGATGTTCATATTGTAAAAGTAACATCAAGAGATCCAGCACCACCTCCTATTGAATATGTTAAGGTATCTGGAGGAATGTTCCTTGATATGACAATTCATGATTTTGATATGGTAAGATATCTTACAGGAAGTGAAGTAGTTGAAGTTTATACAAATGCAGCAGTTCTTGTTGATCCAGCAATTGGAGAAGCAGGGGATGTTGATACGGCATTAATAAGTTTAAAGTTCAAAAATGGTGCAATAGGTATTATAGATAACAGCAGAAGAGCTGCTTATGGATATGACCAGAGAGTTGAAGTATTTGGTTCAAAAGGTAAAGCTGAAGCTATGAATGACACACCAACAACAGTTGTTTTAAGTACTGAAGATGCTGTTACATCAGATAAGCCAAAGTATTTCTTCCTTGAAAGATATATGGACTCCTTTGCTGATGAAATGAAAGAATTCTTTGATGCAATATTAAATGATACTCCAACACCTGTATCGGCAATTGATGGGTTAAAGCCAGTTTTAATTGGACTTGCTGCGAAAAAATCCTTTGATGAAGGGAAACCAATTTCTATTGAAGAATAA
- a CDS encoding transketolase family protein, with amino-acid sequence MSVVLANKRVKEDKEMRNVYCETLMELSEENKKIVVLDADLMNSMGMTKYAKKYPGRTFNVGVQEANMVGIAAGLSATGLIPYAHSFGPFATRRCFDQLFLSCGYAKLNVRIVGSDPGVTAAYNGGTHMPFEDMGILRNIPNITILEPVDSVMLKDIIKQTSNMYGLFYIRLLRKNAVKIYEDSSTFEIGKGITLKDGRDVTIIATGIMVDDALKASEELEKMGISARVVNIFTLKPIDRELIIKCAKETGAIVTVENHSVINGLYSAVSEVIAGSTLVPVDKVGVMDEFGEVGPVDYLKLRFKLTPESIVEKVKKVLERKNS; translated from the coding sequence ATGAGTGTAGTATTGGCAAATAAAAGAGTTAAAGAAGATAAGGAAATGAGAAATGTATACTGCGAAACGCTTATGGAGCTTTCAGAGGAAAATAAAAAAATTGTAGTACTTGATGCAGATCTTATGAATTCAATGGGAATGACAAAATATGCGAAAAAATACCCTGGAAGGACATTTAATGTTGGTGTACAGGAAGCTAATATGGTTGGTATTGCAGCGGGACTTTCAGCAACAGGGCTTATACCTTATGCACACAGCTTTGGGCCTTTTGCAACAAGAAGATGTTTTGACCAGCTTTTCTTATCCTGTGGATATGCAAAATTAAACGTAAGAATTGTAGGAAGCGACCCTGGGGTTACTGCTGCATACAACGGAGGAACTCATATGCCTTTTGAGGATATGGGTATACTTAGAAATATTCCTAACATTACAATTTTGGAACCTGTTGATTCTGTAATGCTAAAAGATATTATAAAACAAACTTCAAATATGTACGGCCTGTTTTATATAAGGCTTTTAAGGAAAAATGCAGTAAAAATTTATGAGGACAGCTCAACATTTGAAATAGGAAAAGGAATTACTTTAAAGGATGGAAGAGACGTTACAATAATTGCAACAGGAATTATGGTTGATGATGCTTTAAAAGCTTCCGAGGAGCTTGAAAAAATGGGTATATCAGCAAGGGTTGTAAACATATTTACATTAAAACCAATAGATAGGGAACTTATAATAAAATGCGCAAAGGAAACAGGTGCAATAGTTACTGTTGAAAACCACAGTGTAATTAACGGACTTTATTCTGCAGTCTCTGAGGTTATAGCAGGAAGTACTTTAGTCCCAGTTGATAAGGTAGGAGTTATGGATGAATTCGGAGAAGTTGGACCTGTTGATTATTTAAAGTTAAGGTTTAAGCTTACTCCTGAATCAATTGTTGAAAAAGTTAAAAAAGTGCTTGAAAGAAAGAACTCATAA